The Streptomyces sp. Mut1 genome window below encodes:
- a CDS encoding SPFH domain-containing protein — translation MRSTVSDSSGKPEYGQEPEYGEERYGTVPVREWVGPGGAGSVTDAWAAAGERAAEAVEDAVPVSGGVRDAVPVRDGVWDAVPVRDAVPVRDAVPVSDSVSGAAPVFGPVAVSVPAGGEVVVDVPGSEDEPAGAGVRAEEGPRAEAASDSVVDLVLDLVPGEDDRRGPLGATSASVSVPSAGERDAAEKDEAVAVAVDGTAPATVPAPDADPPSDADADADADADAPEPVLVLAGAGAGAGAGAGAGAGVAAGAEAETATRVPGPDAGPPRTDSVRDTGRHQAVIANERTATIPVHLLFREDQRPGADAAALPGSVVRRAGGGEPGAGVRRPPVPRTPQVRPSTRPAPDADPRLHERPGPALPGWAALLTGFGGTVAAAGVLWWTGAVPDALSARVGLGPRPYDGLGTGAWAALVVLATVVLFALGGLSRGRVGYAWVLTLFGQYRGSVRRTGLMWVSPLLLRRRVDVRLRHWRSEPLPAVDANGTALRVVVLVVWRVKDTVRAVLGIEGHEEYLREQVEAAMARVLSQLPADAFHEDAHTLRNAEAVGDALTRMLKADCEPAGIEVYSAQPTGIEYAPEVAAAMQRRRIAAIDAKHRDSVLTTVVDAVDDTVTRLTARGLVELDDYERKALVKDLTVAFYTGRAGGDGA, via the coding sequence ATGCGATCCACGGTGTCGGACAGCTCCGGGAAGCCGGAGTACGGGCAGGAGCCGGAGTACGGGGAGGAGAGATACGGGACGGTCCCGGTACGGGAATGGGTCGGTCCGGGCGGCGCCGGCAGCGTCACGGACGCCTGGGCGGCAGCGGGGGAGCGGGCCGCGGAGGCGGTGGAGGACGCGGTGCCGGTTTCTGGCGGGGTGCGGGACGCGGTGCCGGTTCGCGATGGGGTGTGGGACGCGGTCCCGGTGCGGGACGCGGTGCCGGTGCGGGACGCGGTCCCGGTCTCGGACTCCGTTTCCGGGGCGGCCCCGGTCTTCGGGCCGGTCGCGGTCTCGGTGCCCGCCGGGGGTGAGGTGGTGGTCGACGTGCCGGGGAGCGAGGACGAGCCGGCGGGTGCCGGCGTGCGCGCGGAGGAGGGACCCCGTGCCGAGGCCGCGTCCGACTCCGTCGTGGACCTGGTGCTCGATCTCGTGCCGGGTGAGGACGACCGCAGGGGGCCGCTCGGTGCGACCTCGGCCTCCGTCTCGGTGCCGTCGGCCGGGGAGCGGGACGCGGCCGAAAAGGACGAGGCGGTGGCCGTAGCGGTGGACGGGACCGCGCCCGCGACCGTACCCGCGCCCGATGCCGACCCGCCGTCGGACGCCGACGCCGACGCCGACGCCGATGCCGACGCTCCCGAGCCCGTCCTCGTTCTCGCCGGAGCCGGAGCCGGGGCCGGAGCCGGAGCCGGAGCCGGAGCCGGAGTCGCAGCCGGGGCGGAGGCCGAGACCGCCACCCGCGTACCCGGGCCCGACGCCGGGCCCCCGCGTACCGACTCGGTCCGGGACACCGGGCGGCACCAGGCCGTCATCGCCAACGAGCGCACCGCCACCATCCCCGTGCACCTGCTCTTCCGCGAGGACCAGCGGCCCGGGGCCGACGCCGCCGCCCTGCCCGGGAGCGTCGTGCGGCGGGCGGGCGGGGGCGAGCCGGGGGCCGGGGTGCGGCGGCCGCCCGTGCCGAGGACCCCGCAGGTGCGGCCCTCGACCCGGCCGGCGCCCGACGCCGACCCCCGGCTCCACGAACGGCCGGGGCCCGCGCTGCCCGGCTGGGCCGCCCTGCTCACCGGCTTCGGCGGGACCGTGGCCGCGGCCGGTGTCCTGTGGTGGACGGGCGCGGTGCCGGACGCGCTGTCGGCCAGGGTCGGGCTCGGTCCGCGACCGTACGACGGGCTCGGCACGGGCGCCTGGGCGGCGCTCGTCGTCCTCGCGACCGTGGTGCTGTTCGCGCTCGGCGGGCTGAGCCGGGGACGGGTCGGATACGCGTGGGTGCTCACGCTCTTCGGCCAGTACCGGGGCAGCGTGCGGCGGACCGGGCTGATGTGGGTCAGTCCGCTGCTGCTGCGCCGCCGGGTCGACGTACGGCTGCGGCACTGGCGCAGCGAGCCGCTGCCCGCGGTGGACGCGAACGGAACGGCTCTGCGGGTCGTCGTCCTGGTCGTGTGGCGGGTCAAGGACACCGTGCGGGCGGTGCTGGGGATCGAGGGCCACGAGGAGTACCTGCGCGAGCAGGTCGAGGCGGCGATGGCGCGGGTCCTGTCCCAGCTGCCCGCCGACGCCTTCCACGAGGACGCGCACACCCTGCGCAACGCGGAGGCGGTCGGCGACGCGCTGACGCGGATGCTGAAGGCGGACTGCGAACCGGCCGGCATCGAAGTGTACTCGGCCCAGCCGACCGGCATCGAGTACGCGCCGGAGGTGGCGGCGGCGATGCAGCGGCGCCGCATCGCGGCCATCGACGCCAAGCACCGGGACAGCGTGCTGACCACGGTCGTGGACGCGGTCGATGACACCGTGACCCGGCTGACCGCCCGGGGCCTCGTAGAACTCGACGACTACGAACGCAAGGCCCTGGTCAAGGACTTGACGGTGGCCTTCTACACCGGCCGGGCCGGGGGTGACGGCGCCTGA
- a CDS encoding peptidoglycan-binding protein, with amino-acid sequence MTVPAFEEYVPAIDCPCPGCAAQRRSAAGGLPTRHGGNPAAHGARRVMVLFTTAGVVLSAGVLESAGAVADPAPVPGTGALTGLAGPLPDSPQGGPGPLRGPGSGVQGAPAADTAAPVLRPTTRADIINRAKKWVTAQVPYSMEKYWSDGYRQDCSGYVSMAWNLAGNEWTGSLATYGTRIAREDLQPGDILLFHNLADPAKGSHVTIFGGWTDYTHTYYTAYEQTKPHARKQTTPLAYWTNSGSYVAYRYKGLTSGNGGSEATPAPFPGAAEFGPGANNANVTRLGTMLVARGGKRFYKVGPDPVWTDADRQATRAFQEAQGWKGAEADGIPGPDTWELLVTGTGHDIPAASGQNGPAGVPAFPGRGYFRPGQSNTHVDRLGKQLVKKGYGTYYLSGPDPRWTEADRRNVEAFQKAQGWRGTEADGYPGPETWRRLFA; translated from the coding sequence ATGACTGTGCCGGCCTTCGAGGAGTACGTACCCGCCATCGACTGCCCCTGTCCGGGCTGCGCCGCCCAGCGGCGCTCCGCGGCCGGCGGACTGCCCACGCGGCACGGGGGGAACCCGGCCGCGCACGGCGCGCGGCGCGTGATGGTGCTGTTCACCACTGCCGGGGTGGTGCTGAGCGCCGGCGTGCTGGAGTCCGCGGGGGCGGTCGCCGATCCGGCCCCGGTGCCCGGCACGGGAGCGCTGACCGGTCTGGCGGGACCGCTGCCGGACAGCCCCCAGGGCGGACCGGGACCGCTGCGGGGGCCGGGGTCCGGCGTCCAGGGAGCCCCCGCGGCCGACACGGCGGCGCCCGTGCTGCGGCCGACGACCCGGGCCGACATCATCAACCGCGCCAAGAAGTGGGTCACCGCGCAGGTCCCGTACAGCATGGAGAAGTACTGGTCGGACGGGTACCGGCAGGACTGCTCCGGCTATGTGTCGATGGCCTGGAACCTGGCGGGCAACGAGTGGACCGGCAGCCTCGCCACGTACGGCACGCGCATCGCCCGCGAGGACCTCCAGCCCGGCGACATCCTGCTCTTCCACAACCTCGCCGACCCCGCCAAGGGCTCCCACGTCACGATCTTCGGCGGCTGGACCGACTACACGCACACCTATTACACGGCGTACGAGCAGACCAAGCCGCACGCCCGCAAGCAGACGACGCCCCTGGCCTACTGGACCAACTCCGGCAGCTATGTCGCCTACCGCTACAAGGGGCTGACCTCGGGAAACGGCGGCAGCGAGGCGACCCCGGCCCCGTTCCCCGGCGCGGCGGAGTTCGGGCCGGGCGCGAACAACGCGAACGTCACGCGGCTCGGCACGATGCTCGTCGCCCGGGGCGGCAAGCGCTTCTACAAGGTCGGCCCCGATCCCGTCTGGACCGATGCCGACCGGCAGGCGACCCGGGCGTTCCAGGAGGCCCAGGGCTGGAAGGGCGCCGAGGCCGACGGCATCCCCGGCCCCGACACCTGGGAGCTGCTGGTGACCGGAACCGGCCACGACATCCCCGCCGCGAGCGGCCAGAACGGCCCGGCGGGGGTTCCGGCCTTCCCCGGGCGGGGCTATTTCCGGCCGGGTCAGTCCAACACCCATGTCGACAGGCTCGGCAAACAGTTGGTGAAGAAGGGATACGGCACGTACTACCTGTCGGGCCCCGACCCTCGGTGGACCGAGGCGGACCGGCGCAATGTCGAGGCCTTCCAGAAGGCCCAGGGCTGGCGGGGCACGGAGGCCGACGGCTATCCGGGCCCGGAGACCTGGCGGCGACTCTTCGCGTGA
- a CDS encoding glycosyltransferase family 2 protein, which translates to MTSTPPGDRQDNDPSRTTRLRIPGQDDDPSRTARLRIPRQEDDPSRTTQLRILRPLRSGGHRRRQPKPLPRYDYEHYSRLAGPLTQPDPAKPYTVKYRSLLSQEPHRVRAALLLGAAPLVSLGLFVWLMQPEHWTQRDPNLKNDTLLVLDVVMLVSIGLIELFRTMNVLSNAHATLVARDPVPVVPENGTRVAFLTSFVPGKEPLEMVTKTLEAAVRIRHRGLMHVWLLDEGDDPAVKAVCERLGVHHFSRKGVAHWNQAKGPHRAKTKHGNYNAWLDAHGDAYDFFASVDTDHVPMPNYLERMLGYFRDPDVGFVIGPQVYGNYDTFVTKAAESQQFLFHALIQRAGNRYGAPMFVGTSNAVRISALKQIGGLYDSITEDMATGFEIHRARNPRTGRKWRSVYTPDVLAVGEGPTAWTDFFTQQLRWSRGTYETILKQYWKGFGSLPAGKLFNYTMMIIFYPMSAMNWILAALSCALFLGMGASGVQIDPTVWMMLYGNASALQIGLYVWNRRHNVSPHEPEGSGGLAGMVMSALSAPVYARSLMDAVLRRKSSFVVTPKGDSSSPDTLFGTFRIHLFFIAVFGGSIVASYVLGHSHPAMVTWASLALLITAAPVIGWQYTVRAEKKKRRAGTPPPAAPPRPLPQPETSARGHRAGNDETMQIALGGRKK; encoded by the coding sequence ATGACGTCGACGCCGCCGGGTGACCGGCAGGACAACGACCCTTCCCGGACCACGCGGCTCCGCATACCCGGGCAGGACGACGACCCGTCCCGGACGGCCCGGCTCCGCATACCCCGGCAGGAGGACGACCCCTCCCGGACGACCCAGCTCCGCATACTCCGGCCCCTGCGCTCCGGCGGTCACCGACGCCGGCAGCCCAAGCCGCTTCCCCGGTACGACTACGAGCACTACAGCCGGCTCGCCGGGCCCCTGACCCAGCCCGACCCGGCGAAGCCGTACACCGTGAAGTACCGCTCGCTCCTCTCCCAGGAGCCGCACCGGGTGCGCGCCGCGCTCCTGCTGGGCGCGGCCCCGCTGGTCTCGCTCGGCCTCTTCGTCTGGCTGATGCAGCCCGAGCACTGGACGCAGCGCGACCCGAACCTCAAGAACGACACGCTGCTCGTCCTCGACGTCGTGATGCTGGTCTCGATCGGCCTGATCGAGCTGTTCCGCACGATGAACGTCCTGTCCAACGCGCACGCCACGCTGGTCGCCCGCGACCCGGTCCCGGTCGTCCCGGAGAACGGCACCCGGGTCGCCTTCCTCACCTCCTTCGTCCCGGGCAAGGAGCCCCTGGAAATGGTGACGAAGACCCTGGAGGCCGCGGTGCGCATCCGCCACCGCGGGCTGATGCACGTCTGGCTGCTCGACGAGGGCGACGACCCGGCGGTGAAGGCGGTCTGCGAGCGGCTCGGCGTCCACCACTTCTCCCGCAAGGGCGTGGCGCACTGGAACCAGGCCAAGGGCCCGCACCGGGCGAAGACCAAGCACGGCAACTACAACGCGTGGCTCGACGCGCACGGCGACGCGTACGACTTCTTCGCCTCGGTCGACACCGACCACGTACCGATGCCCAACTACCTGGAGCGGATGCTCGGCTACTTCCGCGACCCGGACGTCGGCTTCGTCATCGGCCCGCAGGTCTACGGCAACTACGACACGTTCGTCACCAAGGCCGCCGAGTCGCAGCAGTTCCTCTTCCACGCGCTGATCCAGCGCGCGGGCAACCGGTACGGCGCCCCGATGTTCGTCGGCACCAGCAACGCGGTGCGGATCTCCGCCCTCAAGCAGATCGGCGGGCTGTACGACTCGATCACCGAGGACATGGCGACCGGCTTCGAGATCCACCGCGCCCGCAATCCGCGCACCGGCCGCAAATGGCGCTCCGTGTACACCCCGGACGTGCTGGCCGTGGGCGAGGGGCCCACCGCGTGGACGGACTTCTTCACCCAGCAGCTGCGCTGGTCGCGCGGCACCTACGAGACGATCCTCAAGCAGTACTGGAAGGGCTTCGGCTCGCTGCCCGCCGGCAAGCTCTTCAACTACACCATGATGATCATCTTCTACCCGATGTCCGCCATGAACTGGATACTCGCGGCCCTGAGTTGCGCGCTGTTCCTGGGCATGGGCGCGTCCGGCGTGCAGATCGACCCGACGGTCTGGATGATGCTCTACGGCAACGCCTCCGCCCTCCAGATCGGCCTGTACGTCTGGAACCGCCGGCACAACGTCTCGCCGCACGAGCCCGAGGGCTCCGGCGGGCTGGCCGGCATGGTGATGTCCGCGCTCTCCGCGCCGGTCTACGCCCGCTCGCTGATGGACGCCGTGCTGCGCCGCAAGAGCTCCTTCGTGGTGACGCCCAAGGGCGACTCCTCCAGCCCGGACACGCTGTTCGGCACGTTCCGTATCCACCTCTTCTTCATCGCGGTCTTCGGCGGCTCCATCGTGGCCTCGTACGTGCTGGGCCACAGCCACCCGGCGATGGTCACCTGGGCCTCGCTGGCCCTGCTGATCACGGCGGCACCGGTCATCGGCTGGCAGTACACCGTGCGCGCGGAGAAGAAGAAGCGCCGCGCGGGAACGCCACCGCCCGCGGCACCTCCTCGGCCGCTGCCGCAGCCGGAGACATCGGCCCGGGGGCACCGGGCCGGAAACGACGAGACCATGCAGATCGCCCTGGGGGGTCGTAAGAAATGA
- a CDS encoding kelch motif-containing protein, protein MKYRPSRRTRRMAISTAVVLALAGANGPWLYRFGTERYHDYKINRAGYKADNGHWDFLDIPSEFRINTIHAALLHTGKVLLVAGSGNNQKNFDAKSFRSVLWNPRTNTFKNIPTPKDMFCAGHTQLPDGKLLIAGGTRRYEKLKGDVTKAGGLMIVHNEDPDKPVTLPAGTRFTGKGNGKTFVTKDPVLVEKATKVFDKETGAFLRNDPGYGRIYVEAEKSGTQYETGAEDNYRVQGLTGSDARNVYGIAQKLALDKKDFQGIREAFEFDPVAEKYITVDPMNEARWYPTLTTLEDGKVLALSGLDEIGQIVPGKDEIYDPETKEWEYTGIVRKFPTYPAVFLLDDGKLFYSGSNAGYGPADVGRDPGVWDLATNKFTKIPGLSDPDKMETSATVRLPPAQDEKFMVIGGGGVGESEKSSEKSRLVDLKDPDPEFKDGASLDEGTRYPSASLLPDDSVLVTGGSNDYRGRSDSDVLQARLYDAKTDTYQRVADPAVGRNYHSGSVLLPDGRVMIFGSDSLYSDKANTRPGVFEQRIEIYTPPYLYRDSRPELTAGPKKIERGSTAVFTTHQARSITSAKLMRPSAVTHVTDTDQRSVALDLKKADGTISVTVPENRALVPSGWYMLFVTDDRGTPSEGTWVEVP, encoded by the coding sequence ATGAAGTACCGTCCGAGCCGCCGTACCCGCCGCATGGCGATCAGTACGGCGGTGGTTCTCGCGCTCGCGGGGGCGAACGGGCCGTGGCTGTACCGTTTCGGCACCGAGCGCTACCACGACTACAAGATCAACCGGGCCGGCTACAAGGCGGACAACGGCCACTGGGACTTCCTGGACATCCCCTCCGAGTTCCGGATCAACACGATCCACGCGGCGCTCCTGCACACCGGCAAGGTGCTGCTCGTCGCCGGTTCGGGCAACAACCAGAAGAACTTCGACGCCAAGAGCTTCCGCTCGGTGCTGTGGAATCCCAGGACCAACACCTTCAAGAACATCCCCACGCCCAAGGACATGTTCTGCGCCGGTCACACCCAACTCCCCGACGGCAAGCTCCTCATAGCCGGCGGCACCAGACGGTACGAGAAGCTCAAGGGCGACGTCACCAAGGCCGGCGGCCTGATGATCGTGCACAACGAGGACCCCGACAAGCCGGTCACCCTCCCCGCCGGCACCCGCTTCACCGGCAAGGGCAACGGCAAGACCTTCGTCACCAAGGACCCGGTCCTGGTGGAGAAGGCCACCAAGGTCTTCGACAAGGAGACCGGCGCCTTCCTGCGCAACGACCCGGGATACGGCCGGATCTACGTCGAGGCCGAGAAGTCCGGTACGCAGTACGAGACGGGCGCCGAGGACAACTACCGCGTCCAGGGCCTGACCGGCTCCGACGCCCGCAACGTCTACGGGATCGCCCAGAAGCTCGCCCTCGACAAGAAGGACTTCCAGGGCATCCGGGAGGCCTTCGAATTCGATCCGGTGGCGGAGAAGTACATCACCGTCGACCCGATGAACGAGGCCCGCTGGTACCCGACGCTGACCACCCTGGAGGACGGCAAGGTCCTCGCCCTCTCCGGTCTGGACGAGATCGGGCAGATCGTCCCGGGCAAGGACGAGATCTACGACCCGGAGACCAAGGAGTGGGAGTACACCGGCATCGTCCGGAAGTTCCCCACCTACCCGGCGGTCTTCCTCCTCGACGACGGCAAGCTCTTCTACTCCGGCTCGAACGCCGGCTACGGCCCCGCCGACGTCGGCCGCGACCCGGGCGTCTGGGACCTGGCGACCAACAAGTTCACCAAGATCCCCGGCCTGAGCGACCCGGACAAGATGGAGACCTCCGCGACGGTGCGGCTGCCTCCGGCCCAGGACGAGAAGTTCATGGTGATCGGCGGGGGCGGCGTCGGCGAGTCCGAGAAGTCCAGCGAGAAGTCCCGGCTGGTGGACCTCAAGGACCCCGACCCCGAGTTCAAGGACGGCGCCTCGCTGGACGAGGGCACCCGCTACCCGAGCGCGTCCCTGCTCCCCGACGACTCCGTCCTGGTCACCGGCGGCTCCAACGACTACCGGGGCCGCAGCGACTCCGACGTGCTCCAGGCCCGGCTGTACGACGCGAAGACGGACACCTACCAGCGGGTCGCCGACCCGGCCGTGGGCCGCAACTACCACTCCGGGTCCGTGCTCCTGCCGGACGGCCGGGTCATGATCTTCGGTTCCGACTCGCTCTACTCCGACAAGGCCAACACCCGGCCCGGCGTCTTCGAGCAGCGCATCGAGATCTACACCCCGCCCTACCTCTACCGCGACTCCCGGCCCGAGCTGACGGCGGGCCCGAAGAAGATCGAGCGCGGCTCCACGGCGGTCTTCACCACCCACCAGGCCCGGTCCATCACCTCGGCGAAGCTGATGCGGCCGAGCGCGGTCACCCATGTCACCGACACCGACCAGCGCTCGGTGGCCCTGGACCTGAAGAAGGCGGACGGCACGATCTCGGTGACCGTGCCCGAGAACCGGGCGCTGGTGCCGTCGGGCTGGTACATGCTCTTCGTCACCGACGACCGGGGCACCCCGTCCGAGGGCACGTGGGTGGAGGTGCCGTAG
- a CDS encoding glycoside hydrolase family 6 protein, with protein MYGSHNGRFAMRGVAAAAGLVLLLAGCSASEDGKGDGDRAGAGASEGGGNPAGIGQRPAGTVPYWVNPDGTAARQVAAYTKDGNAEAAALIRRIAEQPVAEWVGAENPEAEAKGFTRAAAKADRRALLVLYNIPHRDCGQFSKGGAADGDAYRAWVEAVARGIGDRGATVILEPDAVVHLVDGCTPRKLHEERYDLLKGAVERLKKQPGTRVYLDAGNAGWRTPDALFDSLLRAGIGAADGFAVNVSNFQTTAASKEFGRQLSAKVGGKPFVIDTSRNGNGPYTASDSEETWCNPPGRALGEPPTADTGDGLVDAYLWIKRPGESDGDCRGGPKAGEWWPAYALDLVRATK; from the coding sequence ATGTACGGCAGTCACAACGGCCGGTTCGCCATGCGTGGGGTGGCCGCGGCGGCGGGCCTGGTGCTCCTGCTCGCCGGCTGCTCCGCCTCCGAGGACGGCAAGGGTGACGGCGACCGGGCCGGCGCGGGCGCGAGCGAGGGCGGCGGGAATCCCGCCGGTATCGGCCAGCGGCCCGCCGGCACGGTCCCGTACTGGGTGAACCCGGACGGGACCGCCGCCCGTCAGGTCGCCGCGTACACCAAGGACGGCAACGCCGAGGCCGCCGCGCTGATCCGGCGCATCGCCGAGCAGCCGGTCGCCGAGTGGGTCGGCGCGGAGAATCCGGAGGCCGAGGCGAAGGGCTTCACGCGGGCGGCGGCGAAGGCGGACCGGCGGGCGCTGCTCGTCCTCTACAACATCCCGCACCGCGACTGCGGGCAGTTCTCCAAGGGCGGGGCGGCCGACGGCGACGCGTACCGCGCCTGGGTGGAGGCCGTCGCGCGGGGCATCGGGGACCGCGGTGCCACCGTGATCCTGGAGCCCGACGCGGTGGTGCACCTGGTCGACGGCTGCACCCCGCGGAAGCTGCACGAGGAGCGCTACGACCTGCTCAAGGGCGCGGTGGAGCGGCTGAAGAAGCAGCCGGGCACCCGGGTCTACCTGGACGCGGGCAACGCCGGCTGGCGCACCCCCGACGCGCTGTTCGACTCGCTGCTGCGGGCGGGCATCGGGGCGGCGGACGGCTTCGCGGTCAATGTGTCCAACTTCCAGACCACCGCCGCCAGCAAGGAATTCGGCAGGCAGCTGTCGGCGAAGGTCGGCGGCAAGCCGTTCGTCATCGACACCAGCCGCAACGGCAACGGCCCGTACACCGCGTCCGACTCCGAGGAGACCTGGTGCAATCCGCCGGGCCGGGCCCTCGGCGAGCCGCCGACCGCCGACACGGGCGACGGCCTGGTCGACGCGTACCTGTGGATCAAGCGCCCCGGCGAGTCGGACGGCGACTGCCGGGGCGGCCCGAAGGCGGGCGAGTGGTGGCCCGCCTACGCGCTGGACCTGGTCCGCGCCACGAAATAG
- a CDS encoding class F sortase — translation MSAPEDSAGHGRLLTGVAWAVILLGLWLWGRGITDGSGIGSAPTTGDVAAVGRPLGVPLPPAHKPIAGVAPQSVEIPSIGIRAPVVPRDLDAEGAIEPPSFDTPQTVGWYGAGTEPGAKGPALFVGHVDTETKPAVFYGLSAARPGAKVDVTRTDGTVAEFTIDDVQVLTRERFDAQKAYGPREDGRAELRLITCGGTYDRASRSYTANVVVSAYLTAEKSTGERSAGESAEEKVPAGAV, via the coding sequence ATGTCGGCCCCGGAGGACTCGGCCGGTCACGGCAGGCTGCTCACCGGAGTGGCCTGGGCCGTCATCCTGCTGGGTCTGTGGCTGTGGGGGCGCGGGATCACCGACGGCTCGGGCATCGGCTCGGCCCCGACCACGGGCGACGTCGCCGCGGTCGGACGTCCGCTCGGCGTGCCGCTGCCCCCGGCGCACAAGCCGATCGCGGGCGTGGCGCCGCAGAGCGTCGAGATCCCGTCGATCGGTATCCGGGCCCCCGTCGTCCCCCGGGACCTGGACGCCGAGGGCGCGATCGAGCCGCCGTCCTTCGACACGCCCCAGACCGTCGGCTGGTACGGCGCCGGCACCGAGCCCGGAGCCAAGGGCCCCGCCCTGTTCGTCGGCCATGTCGACACCGAGACCAAGCCGGCCGTCTTCTACGGGCTCAGCGCGGCCCGCCCCGGCGCGAAGGTCGACGTGACCCGCACCGACGGCACCGTCGCCGAGTTCACCATCGACGACGTCCAGGTCCTCACCCGCGAACGGTTCGACGCCCAGAAGGCGTACGGCCCCCGCGAGGACGGCCGGGCGGAACTCCGGCTGATCACCTGCGGCGGCACGTACGACCGCGCCTCGCGCTCGTACACCGCGAACGTGGTCGTCTCCGCCTACCTCACCGCGGAGAAGAGCACCGGAGAGCGGAGCGCCGGGGAGAGTGCCGAGGAGAAGGTTCCCGCCGGGGCCGTCTGA
- a CDS encoding HAD-IIA family hydrolase, with translation MAERKPISSWLTDMDGVLIHEGTPIPGADAFIKRLRDSGLPFLVLTNNSIYTARDLHARLQRMGLDVPVENIWTSALATAQFLDDQRPGGTAYVIGEAGLTTALHDIGYVLTDHDPDYVVLGETRTYSFEALTKAIRLINGGARFICTNPDETGPSAEGPLPATGSVAALITKATGKAPYFAGKPNPLMMRTGLNAIGAHSESSAMIGDRMDTDVLAGLEAGMQTFLVLTGLTTVADIDKYPFRPSTVVDSIADLVDLVDLG, from the coding sequence ATGGCAGAGCGCAAGCCGATCTCGTCCTGGCTCACCGACATGGACGGAGTCCTCATCCACGAGGGGACGCCCATCCCCGGTGCGGACGCCTTCATCAAGCGGCTGCGTGACTCGGGACTGCCCTTCCTGGTCCTGACCAACAACTCGATCTACACCGCCCGCGACCTGCACGCCCGCCTCCAGCGCATGGGCCTGGACGTGCCCGTCGAGAACATCTGGACCTCGGCCCTCGCGACCGCCCAGTTCCTCGACGACCAGCGGCCCGGCGGCACCGCCTACGTCATCGGCGAGGCCGGGCTCACCACCGCGCTGCACGACATCGGTTACGTCCTCACCGACCACGACCCCGACTACGTGGTGCTCGGCGAGACGCGTACGTACTCCTTCGAGGCGCTCACCAAGGCGATCCGGCTGATCAACGGCGGCGCCCGCTTCATCTGCACCAACCCCGACGAGACCGGCCCGTCCGCCGAGGGCCCGCTGCCCGCGACCGGCTCCGTCGCCGCCCTCATCACCAAGGCGACCGGCAAGGCCCCGTACTTCGCGGGCAAGCCCAACCCGCTGATGATGCGCACCGGGCTCAACGCGATCGGCGCCCACTCCGAGTCCAGCGCCATGATCGGCGACCGGATGGACACCGACGTGCTGGCCGGTCTGGAGGCGGGCATGCAGACGTTCCTGGTGCTCACCGGGCTCACCACGGTCGCCGACATCGACAAGTACCCGTTCCGGCCGTCCACGGTGGTCGACTCCATCGCGGACCTGGTCGACCTCGTCGACCTGGGCTGA
- a CDS encoding ROK family transcriptional regulator, protein MNRSNSGANLPALRSHNAALVLDLLRVAGERGISRLELAERTGLTPQAVSKITARLRTEGLATEAGRRASTGGKPRTVLRLVPEAGHAVGLHLDRDVLTVVLVDLAGAVAGSRTAPLDFGAPADEVLAAAAGAVAAVRGDGVLPVLGVGVAVPGPLDHRGGVLHRVTGFPQWDRYPLRDALADRTGLPVVLDKDTNAAALGLALKAPGPADFAYLHLGTGLGAGLVLSGAVHRGARTGAGEFGHQTVQLDGIPCGCGGRGCLEALCLAAAHRGDAAEAARVLGTGAANLVGLLDIGRVVLGGRTVAADPGTYVRGVRAVLDERAGRDGADGVPVPVVAAGGGDRPVAEGAAQLVLAPLFGRVDEAAADGRGPVPAGLG, encoded by the coding sequence GTGAACAGGAGCAACAGCGGCGCCAATCTGCCCGCCCTGCGCAGCCACAACGCGGCACTCGTGCTGGACCTGCTGCGGGTGGCCGGCGAGCGCGGCATCAGCCGGCTCGAACTGGCCGAGCGCACCGGGCTCACCCCGCAGGCCGTCAGCAAGATCACCGCCCGGCTGCGGACCGAGGGCCTGGCCACCGAGGCGGGCCGGCGCGCCTCCACGGGCGGCAAGCCCAGGACCGTGCTGCGGCTGGTCCCGGAGGCCGGGCACGCGGTGGGGCTGCACCTGGACCGCGACGTGCTGACCGTGGTGCTCGTGGACCTCGCGGGGGCCGTGGCCGGGAGCCGTACGGCTCCGCTGGACTTCGGGGCCCCGGCGGACGAGGTGCTGGCGGCGGCGGCCGGGGCGGTCGCCGCCGTGCGGGGGGACGGGGTGCTGCCGGTGCTCGGGGTGGGCGTCGCCGTGCCGGGGCCGCTGGATCACCGGGGCGGGGTGCTGCACCGCGTCACCGGGTTCCCGCAGTGGGACCGGTACCCGCTGCGGGACGCCCTGGCCGACCGGACCGGGCTGCCCGTCGTCCTCGACAAGGACACCAACGCCGCCGCCCTCGGCCTCGCCCTCAAGGCGCCCGGCCCCGCCGACTTCGCCTACCTCCACCTCGGCACCGGCCTCGGCGCGGGGCTCGTGCTCAGCGGGGCGGTGCACCGGGGGGCCAGGACGGGGGCCGGGGAGTTCGGCCACCAGACCGTGCAGCTGGACGGCATCCCGTGCGGCTGCGGCGGGCGCGGCTGCCTCGAAGCGCTGTGCCTGGCCGCCGCGCACCGGGGCGACGCGGCCGAGGCGGCCAGGGTGCTCGGGACCGGAGCCGCCAACCTCGTCGGGCTGCTCGACATCGGCCGGGTGGTCCTGGGCGGCCGCACCGTCGCCGCCGACCCCGGCACGTACGTACGCGGGGTCCGCGCCGTGCTCGACGAACGGGCGGGGCGCGACGGGGCCGACGGCGTCCCGGTGCCGGTCGTCGCCGCCGGGGGAGGGGACCGGCCGGTCGCGGAAGGGGCGGCGCAACTGGTCCTCGCCCCACTGTTCGGCCGGGTGGACGAGGCGGCGGCGGACGGGCGGGGGCCGGTCCCCGCCGGACTGGGCTGA